In Niallia sp. FSL W8-0635, one genomic interval encodes:
- a CDS encoding YjcZ family sporulation protein: protein MSECYSGGGYNNNFALLVVLFILLIIIGASYWGGY, encoded by the coding sequence ATGTCAGAATGTTATAGCGGTGGAGGTTACAACAATAACTTCGCTTTATTAGTTGTGTTATTCATCTTGTTAATTATCATCGGAGCTTCCTATTGGGGAGGTTATTAA
- a CDS encoding YjcZ family sporulation protein — translation MSEYGGGFGSNFALIVVLFILLVIIGASYVGGY, via the coding sequence ATGTCTGAATATGGAGGCGGATTTGGAAGTAACTTTGCATTAATCGTAGTATTATTTATTTTATTAGTTATTATCGGTGCATCTTATGTAGGCGGATATTAA
- a CDS encoding LOG family protein, translated as MKRIAVFCGSSTGASKIYLEEAIALGKELARRELELVYGGSCIGLMGAIADSMVEEGGKVIGVLPDFLQEKEIAHPALSELIVVKSMHERKAKMTELADGFITLPGGAGTMEEFFEIFTWAQLGLHRKPLGILNINHYYDPLVGLINHMADAEFLQEQYRTITIVDSDPKQLLDRFSTYTPPGIKSFIQVSQS; from the coding sequence ATGAAAAGAATTGCTGTGTTCTGTGGTTCGAGTACCGGAGCTTCAAAAATTTATCTCGAAGAAGCAATTGCATTAGGAAAAGAGTTAGCAAGACGAGAGTTAGAGCTTGTATATGGTGGTTCTTGTATTGGTTTAATGGGTGCAATAGCTGATAGTATGGTAGAAGAGGGTGGTAAGGTAATTGGTGTACTGCCTGACTTTCTTCAAGAAAAAGAAATAGCTCATCCCGCTTTAAGTGAATTAATTGTCGTAAAGTCCATGCATGAGCGAAAGGCGAAAATGACAGAGCTAGCTGATGGGTTTATTACATTGCCAGGTGGCGCGGGGACGATGGAAGAGTTTTTTGAAATCTTTACTTGGGCACAACTGGGGTTACATAGGAAACCTTTAGGCATTCTTAACATTAACCATTATTACGATCCCCTTGTAGGATTGATTAATCATATGGCTGATGCAGAATTTTTACAAGAACAATATCGGACGATTACGATTGTCGATTCAGATCCAAAGCAATTGCTTGATAGATTTTCGACCTATACTCCTCCTGGAATAAAGTCATTTATTCAAGTGAGTCAGTCTTAA
- a CDS encoding GNAT family N-acetyltransferase, with product MLLVQKFYDVDDFKRVMIPYLEKEEAVNGLPLGILMNSNEMIKPTVMAGVYKNEQPILMLLQTHPKQIIVSVFNGMTPLELPLVSKLIHESIEEIPGFIGEKETVLEMAQHIATLRQLKVVLGMDQRIYQLKEVKKKPSQVGKFRWITSSDQPLIQQWVYDFAASVNQPLEMEQASKRAEELIQNRKLAGWEVDNQLVSMANASRPTKNNITINFVYTPVKFRKKGYASNCVAALSQSLLDNGFSSTSLYTDITNPTSNKIYMEIGYEPMKESILLFLEN from the coding sequence GTGTTACTTGTTCAAAAATTTTATGATGTAGATGATTTCAAGCGGGTGATGATTCCATATTTAGAAAAGGAAGAAGCGGTTAATGGCTTGCCTCTAGGAATCTTAATGAATAGTAATGAGATGATTAAGCCAACTGTTATGGCTGGAGTTTATAAAAATGAACAACCAATCCTTATGTTATTACAGACTCATCCAAAACAAATAATCGTTTCTGTTTTTAATGGGATGACTCCATTGGAATTACCGTTAGTAAGTAAATTGATTCATGAAAGCATCGAAGAAATACCAGGTTTTATCGGAGAAAAAGAAACGGTACTAGAAATGGCTCAACACATTGCAACATTACGTCAATTAAAAGTTGTACTTGGGATGGACCAACGAATCTATCAATTAAAAGAAGTGAAAAAGAAACCATCTCAAGTTGGTAAGTTCAGATGGATAACAAGTAGTGATCAGCCGCTTATTCAACAATGGGTTTATGATTTCGCTGCTTCCGTCAATCAGCCATTAGAAATGGAACAGGCATCTAAACGTGCGGAAGAACTTATTCAAAATCGCAAACTAGCCGGTTGGGAAGTAGATAATCAGCTAGTTAGTATGGCTAATGCAAGCAGACCAACGAAGAATAATATCACCATTAATTTTGTGTATACGCCAGTCAAGTTCAGGAAAAAAGGGTATGCATCTAATTGTGTCGCAGCACTATCTCAAAGCTTATTGGATAACGGTTTTTCTTCTACCAGTCTCTATACAGATATTACAAACCCTACGTCCAACAAAATATATATGGAAATTGGCTATGAACCAATGAAAGAATCTATTTTGTTATTTTTGGAGAATTAA
- a CDS encoding YfiT family bacillithiol transferase, translated as MDERYPIGLFEYKGEISNEVLQTWISEIEDYPVKLEKAVSSLREEQLDTPYRKDGWTIRQVVHHVADSHMNAYIRTKLALTEEKPIIKPYEEGTWAQLPDYSMPVHVSIQLLSSMHARWVHLFRALLQTDELEKELQHPENGIQSIQMLIGLYAWHGRHHLAHITKLCEKKGWKTE; from the coding sequence ATGGATGAAAGATATCCAATTGGTTTGTTTGAATATAAAGGAGAAATCTCCAATGAAGTTCTACAAACCTGGATTTCAGAGATAGAGGATTATCCAGTAAAACTAGAAAAAGCAGTATCGTCGTTAAGGGAAGAGCAGTTAGATACCCCGTATCGAAAAGACGGCTGGACAATTCGTCAAGTAGTACATCATGTCGCAGATAGTCATATGAACGCATATATTCGCACAAAGCTAGCTTTAACAGAGGAGAAGCCGATTATTAAACCATATGAAGAAGGGACATGGGCACAGCTCCCAGACTATTCCATGCCAGTGCATGTGTCGATCCAATTGCTTTCAAGTATGCATGCAAGATGGGTGCATCTCTTTCGTGCTCTTCTTCAGACAGATGAATTAGAAAAGGAATTACAGCATCCAGAAAACGGCATCCAATCTATTCAAATGTTAATCGGATTATACGCATGGCATGGTCGTCACCACCTCGCTCATATAACGAAATTATGTGAGAAAAAAGGCTGGAAAACGGAATAG